The genomic DNA TCTAAGGAAGTCTGTTCATATACCATTTGATAGTATTGGTCTTGATTGTTgaaattttgtattctttctatTCATTCCCAGGGGACACTGGAAGGGGAAAATCGGGCTTGGGGAGGGAGGTGGTTCTAGACTCTCTCAACAGTGAAGGCCCTCCCCAACTGCCTCTTGCATGTCTGCTTTCTAAAGGACAAAAGAGGCTGGATGGCAAGATCAAAGGGCCAACTGCCAGGGAAAGGAGTCTTAAGGAGGCGTCTCTCTCATgtaagagactttcttttttctttttctcactgacaagagagagtgggggggaaaaagaaaagaaaagaaaggaaagaaaaagaaaagaaaaagaggaaggagggaaggaagagaaggaaggaaggaaggaaggaagaaaagaaaaagcaagaagcaTTTAAAGTCAAAAAACAACTCTCCAAATAATTAAGTGTTGGAGCAAAACGTCATACCTTTAGTGTTTGCCTCACTCCTTATATAAGGAGTAAGGATCTGCATACATCATTAATTTACTTCTGAATACAATAACCACAGAAATGGGTTTCttgcatttcaaagaaaaaggcTGTTACATTTAATAAGTTCTAGTTAAGCAGACAAGGAAAagctattttctatttcagaaagTTTTACATTGTGCGCACGtgtgctcgtgtgtgtgtgtgtgtgtgtgtgtgtgtgtgtttaagctTGCCGTCCAAAGCTTCTCTTCTGAGGGATAGTTCCACCGACAGGATGCACTAATGTCACTGTCACCGTGCTTATGTTGGTAGATTGACTGTGGTGAGTTCCGGGATCCCAAGGTCTACTGCACTCGGGAATCTAACCCCCACTGTGGCTCTGATGGCCAGACATATGGCAATAAATGTGCCTTCTGTAAGGCGATGGTGTAAGTATCATACtcaacaaaatcagaaacaaagaaagcttAGAGAAAATTtatcatcaataaaaatattattttacccaAATTACTTTccgacattttattttatatcaaattatatattGCTAAGTTACCATTttctgttcattcctttttttcattttgttgaaaaaaagCCTTTCAACAAAGAATAGTGGAAAAGATTATCCTTTATATGCAGATTAGTCAAACTTTACATAGTACACTAGGAAGATTCTATTAAGGACcaatatatattgaatttcatGTTTGTAAGGAACAGAACAGATGCTATAGATTTTAGGCAAAGATTTCGACCTTTCCAAGGATTTGGCTTAtatcaataaaaaattcaatCAATCGATCTTTAAGTCTAATTGATTACTCTAAAACCAGAGAAATTATAAACCTTGCTTAAGCCAGGTAAAAGTCTCTTACTCCTCACcactgtcttcattttcttgtatTAGAGTTTCTTCTgtgaatgtcttaatttctctcaactttgctataaaattttaggaattttatatttttaatatagctGCCTATTAAAAATAACAGGCCAGacacatagaataaaattaataaatattgaatcaaCACCTAATATGTGCCTACTTGCTTACGTACAATATCTGATTAATTAACACCAAATTTTCCCAGAAGAAAGGCAGTAGGGTAAAAAGAGATTTGATGTAATGGACACATATTACTGAGAAGGACTGAATATATGACCTGCTAAAGTGCCAAATATCTGAATGTTAGGTTCAGTCTCTTATATCTTCTATCAGGACTATGACACTAAAGTCCCTTTGCCATTATCTCTCCTTCACTTTTACTTTTCTGGTTGTATACATGTTTACTCTCAGAGAATGAACAATTGAAAACAAAAGGTCCAACCTGGgtaaaattctgaaatttgttttaagattcctGTTTTCTGTAATTTGTCCAGATGTCATCTCCAAGTACATTTAGTTGCCCTCTGCCAAATCATAAAAGTGGATACCTGTAGAACCAAATGATGGCATGGACTCTAAATAGTTAAACCTTTTTTCAACCTTTGTCATGAATACTAATGATGTTGCACTGAGCATACAtgtgtatttctcttttataggAAAAGTGGTGGGAAGATCAATCTAAAACATCAAGGAGAATGCTGAATTTTCTGCAGTGTTTGTGGTGACTTCTAGCCACTTCTTGTCTCACTTCTGTTTTTCTCGAATGGGTCCCTTAAATTTATAAAGATATACTGTCTACACTGCCTGGCTCTTGGGTAGTTCAATATACACCTACTTCCCTGGCTTTGCTTGTCAATAAAGTAAATTCTGTAGAATCATTGCTGTGTTTTTACTTTGAgatgaagaagacatacagatacaATATGGAATAATTGACCTGGCATAAACTTGGATAAAAAgacctggtttgttttttttatctaaatCAACCAAGCAGTCACTGTGGGATCTTGGGAAAatccccttccctcccttatTCTTGAAGTTGCCATGTAGATGATGAAGGATTTTTAACAATGTGACAATACATTAATTAGGTTTACAATTATTTTGCAATACCTATTATTTAAGTCATAAGTCACATAATATCACTCCTTCCTAATTTTAGGAAAAGTactttatataaaactaaaacattcATCCTCTCTAGaccacagttttctcatctctttggAATGGTACATTTATGCACATAGATATTACCTTTTATGTGTACCTTTTATGTATATTAAGTCAGACCTAACCAAACTAGGGGATGCATCTGGTATTTAGATAAAGAGCCAGAGAGATTAGGTTATGCTAGGGAAAATATACACCTTCTACCCTTTCAAGTGTGGGATTTGTACTCTTCCATGCTTAAAGAGTATTCCCCTTGCTGGAGAAAAAGGCCCACTGCTCATTAATGAAAttaagcttttcttttcctttttagtttctaCTCCCTGATAAAATTTAGTTACTTCCAATGTAGACACACAGGCATTCTGTGGAGTTTGGAAACTGTCATTGTGCATCTTTGAACATATTGCCTCTCGATGTGGCCCACTCCTCCTCTCTCCTATTGGAACCGTCCCCTCCAGCTGGGCCAGGGTCCTGTCAGCTGTCCACACAGAGTATCTATTTCCACCTCGTTGTCCTGTCCTGCCTGGAATGGCTCTTGTGCCACCTTGTGCCACTCTGTCTACCCTTTTTTCCTCATACAAATCTCTTACCTATCTCTTAAGACTACCATTGATTTCAAGGCTTATTTCAGGGTCCATAACTGGATAAATAATTAAATTGCTATCTCTTAATAGTTCTGAGCTATTCTTTGGAGATGGAAGGGaagcacataaaaaataaaccacagaagGCCAGAAATCTTGTATTTCTTAGAAAGAAGAGGCAAGTCACACATACAATAATGGTCAAGATATAGGAATTTGGGTTCAgaaatgtatacatttgtcaaaccTCAGTGAATACATACTTAAGATTTATGTGTACCATAGTTTGCAAATTtgacatcaaaagaaaagaatgtaaacaTGTAGTGTTGTCTCTTTTTTACATGTAGTATAGTCTTAAATGTGATATGTATAGtgaattttttaagagagaatgtTACTGATGTCTGCAATTTACTTTGAATTGCATCTAAGATGCATTAATGGACAGATACATGACAAACCTAGCATAGTAAAATAGTAATGGTACAATCTAGCAGGTGGTTTTAAAGGGGTTcactataaaagtattttaatattgctgtttgtttaaagtttttcagtaaaaatgtttttttaatgatttttaaaagcacagagaagcaaatattcaggggcacctgggtggctcagtggttgaacgttgccttctcggctcaggtcatgatcccaactgggatcgagtcctgcattgggctccacgcgggaagcctgcttctccctctgcctatgtctctgcttctctctctcatgaataaatacatattttttttaaaaaaagaagcaaatattcaTAATTCTGTTAATGCTCCTCACTATTTTGATGGTCAGGACAGAACACACTGTTTTAAGCATGGTTTGTACTCTTCTCTTCAAAGCATAAGAAAATAACTCATTTGATCTGAACACTCTTATCTATCCTTATACCTTCAAATGACCATGGGTTCATTGTCAAAACCAGATCATACCAAATTTATAATCACTATCCTCAggcatttttctttccctgccaAGTCTTGCCAAGTCATCTGTTTACCTCTTATgggtatttttaaactaaattcaCTGCAGAAATGATGTGCTGTGTCAGTGATGAGGCTGAGTGAGGGGGGCCTTTCTGGTGACTTGTCTGTGTCTATGTAAAGTTTTCTTGAAGTAGTATACATAAACATATGCACACCACTCTCACACTCTAAAATTGCAAAGGGaacaacgggggggggggggggaagccatAGAAAATAGTAGCAAAGATAAAAGACCAAAATAACTCACCACAAACAATTAGGTTTACCAATATATCACTGATTACCCATATTCCCAGTGATCAGCACCCAAATATTATCACATTTATATTTAGCAATACTTGTGAAGTTGCAGCCCCATTTTATGCAAGAGGAGGCTGAGGTAGAAAGATATAAATGATTTGTCCACGATCTCACAGCCAAGAAGTTACAGGGCCTCTATTTACTCAAGATGACCACATTAATCACATATTCCTAAACTACCTTTCACATAATTATAGTTATTTGAGTGATTTGGATATAAGTGTTGAATTGGAGGGATTAGTCCTATATATTTAGAGACATCAGAATTAAAAGTATTCATGAACTTAGCAAAGgcttaaaataacatataaagaaGGTGACAGTATCTATCATAATTCCTAATGTGTGAACACTGATGTTAATTTTGTGAAAGGGCTACAGCCATAGTCTGAGAAGACCTGGTTCAAAGAGGCCACTAACTCTGAAAGAGGCATTCTGTGAAGTCTTCTtgatctttctctgactttcttcttttcttccccagagCTGGTATCTGTGACTACAGAGTTTGGGTGCATTTCAGTTCTGTAACTTGACCTAAAGGAAAATAAGCAGAACGTATGTGAGAAGATTTATATCTAACCCAAAGAGAGAAAGGTATCCTTTCATGGCCCCATTTAGCTCACTAGTTACTCTTTAGATCTGATAAGACACGTACACTAAAAGAATGCACATCATAAAGCAcaatcccataagttttggtatattgtgtctccattttcatttgtctcaagtgttttttttttttaatgtcccctTGATTTCTCCTTTGTCCATTGGGTTTTTTGtggaaatgtattatttaacttccatatatttgtgagttTTCCAATTGTCCTCCTATTATTAACTTACAGATCAATAACTGTGTAATCAGAAAAGATATTGATTTGACtccaattttcttaaatttgttaagaattGTTTTGAGGCCTAACAAATGATCTATCCTAAAGAATGCTCtgtatgcacttgagaagaatgtgcattctgctgctaTTGGATGCATTGTTCTGCTCCACTTCATCCATCTGGCCTAAAATGTAGTtcaaattcaatattttctttttaatgttatgtCTAGATGATTTATCATCTGTTGAAGTGGGATATtgaagttccctactattattgcattgTTATCTATTTCTCCCAACagttctattaatatttgctttataaatttagATGCTCCAACATTGggtacatatatattcaaattgtTACATCCTATTGATGACttgatattttatcattatataatgaccttcttcTTCACTTGTTAAAGTcttaaggaaagaaattaaagaagacacaaataaatggaaaggtattctgTGTTCATAGACtggggagaattaatattgttaaaatgtccatagtacctAAACTATTCTACAGtttcaatgcaatttctatcaaaattccaatgatatatttcacagagatagaaaaaaaatcctaaaattcatatggaaccacaaaacaccCTGAAAAACTAAAGTTATAGAGGAAGTCTTGAGAaggaagagcaaagctggagatATGACTCATACTAATTTTAGAtcatattataaagctgtagtattCAAAGCAGTGTGGTAATGGCTTAACTGtgaaccaatggaacagaatagagaaacccagaaataaactcacaaataaatgatcatttaatCTTTGAGAAAGTGCCAAGAATACAAAGTAGGAAAAgtagtcttttcagtaaatggctTTGGAAAAGCTGGATCtccacatgcaaaaggatgaaaatgGACCCTTATCTTAGACCTATATACAAAACccaacttgaaatggattaaagacttaaacataaaaccTTGAGTtgtaaaactcctggaagaaaactaAGGGAAAATCTCATGAGTTTGGCTTTGACGGTGACTTTCTGGATAGGGCATCAAAAGCACACGCAACAAGTGCAAAACTAAGCAAGTGAGATTACATCAccctaaaaagcttctgcacagcaaaagaaatgatcacCTAAATGAAAAGGGAACCTACAGAGTGAGGAAGATacttgcaaaccatgtatctgataaggggttaatatccaaaatatataaggaactcatgcaactcaaaaatcttttaaattgatTAAAGAATGGGTAGAGAAACTGAACAGATattttcccaagaagacatacaaatggccaaaaaacacatggaaagatgctcaacatcactaagcaTTAGGAAAATGCAGATTGAAACCACAATGCAATATTGCCTcaacacctgttaggatggctattatcaaaaattcGAAAGGTAacaagttttggcaaggatgtggagaaaaaagaagcttCATACATTGTCAGTGGGATTGCAAATCAGttcagccattgtggaaaacagtacaaagacttctcaaaaaaattagaaacaaaactaCCAcgtgattcagcagttccattTTTAGGTATGTATCTGGAGGAAATAAGATCCAGATCTCAAAGAGATAGCTAtgctcccatgttcactgcagccttattcacaatagccaagatatggaaacaacctaaatggcTGTCGgcaggaataaagaaaattttatagatGTTGTTAAAGGATAAACTGAGGCACACtaaaatttacacatttattcaGGTAAATGCCAATTCAAATCAAGCAGCACTAAACTTAAAATTGTTAGGACCACCAACAGAAGCTAGAGGAAAGGCTTTTACACAGAAGCTGTGGAAGGAAAGCTAAGTAGTTCCTTCATTGGCTATACCTAAAGCAGTTGCCTTATTTGGGAAAGCCAAGTTGGCTGTTTGCAATTAGTTTTTCCTACATTCCATTTCCTCGGACTCATGCTCATTGACTTTGGCTTCACTTGGATTTGCTTATTACTACATAGGCTACCAAGGCATTACAGCCACTTCAGTCCAATGTCCTCCTAAGTGTTACTtagccagagggagagagtgtgtgagatatatatatatatatatatatatatatatatatatatatatatatgaaggaaatggaacttgagagagagagagagagagagaaaatcctaccTTTTGCAATAGCAAGGAAGAACCTAGTGGACATTGTGCTAAATATAatagccagacacagaaagacaaatgctgtataaTGCAGAATCTGAAAAAGTCAAAGTCGCAGAACCagaaagaatggtggttgccagccTGGGAAGAGAATGCAGAATAGGAGGCTGTTGGCCAAAGGgtacaaattttaattataagatGAATACATGAATAAGTTTTGGCGGTTTGTTGTACAGCATAGTGACCATAGTTAATACCATAGTTTTGAAAAAGTATGTAAGATCATTaactgagaaaaggaagaagtagtGGGAGAGGAAACCACACAATTCTGAGGTTGAACAATAGCAGTtacctgaattattttatttttcatacaaatAATTTGACTTCATAAATACAGTCCTCAAGTTCTCATCACACAGAAAATTGTTCACGCAGTAATATCGAACCCATTTTGTAGTAATAATTTTGTTAGATGTGTGTTGCTTTGAAAACAGTTTTACAGACTTAAGCAGATGTCATTAAAAGCTTTCACACTGAGCATTTCGAGAGGTGCTGAGCCCCACCTACAAGTGTCATAATTAATTATAGGTTAATTTCTTGGTCTTACTGACAACCTTCATACTCTTTTATGTAAGCGAAACCAGCAGAATCTCAAGAACACATCACTGCATGACTTCATTCACATCTTCCTAAGGAcatctactttttgtttctcaaatccTAGAATCTGGGAAGAGATTTGCCTCCTCTTACTAATACACTCTTTGTGTGGCCTGTTTGAAGTAAAGTGTTGTACCATGCTGCCTAGATGGGAAAATACAATACTGCAAAAACACACCAACAGAGAAGCTCTGTGGGATAGAAATAGGCCAGCTAGATGACTAAAACAAAAAGATAGCAAAGGGAATAATGATTCTTTTTTGTGGATTTCCTTCTTTACTTCTCCAGCTAAAATGACATCTCAATGGGAGCCTTGGCAGCCTTCGTGCTCCTCATCAACTGTATCTGTGTTAGACATCATTGCTCTTGGTCCATCTGTACCAGCAATAGACTGTCCATCTATTTTCTCCAGGGATGTTGAGTCCTTTGGAAGAAACTGGATTTGGAGTTTGACGTCCTCCTAGCAATTGTGGGTTAAATCCTAACTTTCTAGGCGTCAATACTATCACATGTGCAATAATAAGAAGACCTGACAGAtttaggaaaaa from Canis lupus dingo isolate Sandy chromosome 2, ASM325472v2, whole genome shotgun sequence includes the following:
- the SPINK6 gene encoding serine protease inhibitor Kazal-type 6 isoform X1, with translation MKTLSVLLLLSLALFSIFSGVFSQGGQDKRGWMARSKGQLPGKGVLRRRLSHIDCGEFRDPKVYCTRESNPHCGSDGQTYGNKCAFCKAMVKSGGKINLKHQGEC
- the SPINK6 gene encoding serine protease inhibitor Kazal-type 6 isoform X2; the encoded protein is MKTLSVLLLLSLALFSIFSGVFSQGGQIDCGEFRDPKVYCTRESNPHCGSDGQTYGNKCAFCKAMVKSGGKINLKHQGEC